In the genome of Nitrospira sp. MA-1, one region contains:
- a CDS encoding SPASM domain-containing protein has product MPTTLLMPEKRGKDGLSTLENFIEERIEGAGDIFLVSFLNGYLFYSPLSNFSMILDEFGVSTVRKYFRQEELLPNEQTLIDHLNERNVFKIPETPQRTLVKPSTRWAPTSATFSNTQKCTLRCTYCYAEGGRLEDLDIPLPVAKGAIDLIVQNAHVQNVDPSIRFLGEGEATASWGIFREIIEYYKEQCRANHFVPSISLSTNGVFAQSRLDYIAENCTHLTFSLDGVREVHNEHRVLPKGGGSFDRIIATMKGLEMRGRTYDIRSTVTAAGSATLAEFVAFVGENLQCKSLHFEPVFDATTVTNLKDQIAHLDAQMFVENFRTARQVAAGFGIQLHYSAASLKHRETFCGASDASNFLVTSRGIVTSCNEVLQPTDPRSTLFQYGAWNQDDGEFVLDHEAIDRLGKLNVHDMPKCQGCIAKYNCAGDCYAKSASSTGDPASAGYTERCHITRELLKDNLLLALIFTMAGVNTGGSVQHACPM; this is encoded by the coding sequence ATGCCAACCACCTTACTCATGCCTGAAAAACGCGGGAAAGATGGCCTTTCTACTTTAGAGAATTTCATTGAAGAGCGAATAGAAGGAGCAGGAGATATCTTTCTTGTTTCATTTCTCAACGGATACTTGTTTTACAGTCCCCTTTCGAATTTCAGCATGATTCTTGACGAATTTGGTGTGTCGACCGTTAGGAAATATTTCCGTCAAGAGGAGTTGTTACCCAATGAGCAAACGCTGATTGACCATCTCAATGAACGCAACGTGTTCAAGATTCCCGAGACCCCACAGCGGACCTTGGTCAAGCCCAGCACACGATGGGCCCCCACCAGCGCGACCTTCTCCAACACTCAGAAGTGCACCTTGCGGTGCACGTATTGTTATGCGGAAGGTGGGAGGTTGGAAGATCTGGATATCCCCTTGCCCGTAGCAAAAGGGGCCATTGATTTAATTGTTCAGAACGCACACGTGCAAAATGTGGATCCGTCCATCAGGTTTTTAGGAGAAGGGGAAGCCACGGCCAGTTGGGGTATATTTCGGGAAATTATTGAATACTACAAAGAACAGTGCAGGGCCAATCATTTCGTACCCTCCATATCGTTGAGCACGAATGGTGTGTTTGCCCAATCACGGCTGGATTACATTGCGGAAAACTGCACCCACCTGACCTTCTCTTTGGATGGTGTCCGGGAAGTGCATAATGAGCATCGGGTCCTGCCGAAAGGCGGGGGTTCCTTCGATCGCATTATTGCCACCATGAAGGGGCTTGAGATGCGTGGGAGGACCTACGATATCCGATCGACGGTGACTGCAGCAGGTAGCGCGACGTTGGCGGAATTTGTTGCGTTTGTCGGGGAGAACCTACAATGCAAAAGTCTTCACTTCGAACCGGTGTTCGATGCCACAACAGTGACAAACCTGAAGGACCAGATTGCACATCTTGATGCGCAGATGTTCGTTGAGAACTTCCGCACCGCAAGACAGGTGGCTGCCGGATTTGGAATCCAACTGCACTATTCAGCCGCTTCTCTGAAGCACCGGGAGACGTTTTGTGGAGCCAGTGATGCGAGCAATTTCCTGGTCACCTCACGTGGAATTGTGACTTCATGTAACGAAGTTCTTCAACCTACCGATCCTCGATCCACGTTGTTCCAATATGGAGCGTGGAATCAGGATGATGGTGAATTCGTTCTGGATCATGAAGCGATTGATCGTTTAGGGAAACTCAATGTTCATGATATGCCGAAGTGCCAGGGGTGCATCGCAAAATATAATTGTGCAGGAGACTGCTATGCCAAGAGTGCCTCCTCGACCGGCGACCCGGCTTCGGCGGGATACACGGAGCGGTGTCATATCACACGGGAATTGCTCAAAGATAATCTGCTCCTTGCGCTCATTTTTACAATGGCTGGTGTTAACACGGGTGGGTCAGTCCAACATGCTTGTCCCATGTAA
- a CDS encoding TonB family protein, translated as MTLATLEALSVAPDHCRVQAWAGSTFVHILFVSLAILLITDLQPTSQSEPLKLDMAFIKPAPPKIHNQPEPQELPKPTPVHQQVVPEKVPLPTPVQQPMMKREPVIEEHKPLPTKKTQEVLHTDTVPMPRQEQTPEPVQAKPILESTPIEQEVVSEPAKHILSPSTHSKSVEQVKPVMQRETSLTQQAEPSPQALPTPVAEVRERVDSPMQTTLVAERVTESVPTTRPEASVQSQAIQTKAEVVEPTVPIAQEKKIARERPAPQIHQRTAAVERPIQSYPEAQTDYGWLAQTIWHQIEKYKSYPKKARQKEWEGKVVLEAVIRQDGTILHLRVAETSGHEILDKDALSLLWKLSPLTLDHALGHPQLTILVPLTYKLDG; from the coding sequence ATGACCCTCGCTACGTTAGAAGCCTTAAGTGTGGCTCCGGACCATTGCCGGGTTCAAGCCTGGGCAGGGTCCACCTTTGTTCACATATTATTTGTCAGTCTCGCCATTCTCCTCATTACAGACCTGCAACCGACGTCGCAATCAGAACCGTTGAAATTGGACATGGCCTTCATCAAACCGGCTCCTCCCAAAATCCACAACCAACCGGAACCCCAGGAACTGCCCAAACCGACGCCCGTTCACCAACAAGTCGTACCGGAGAAAGTGCCTCTCCCAACACCCGTCCAGCAACCGATGATGAAAAGAGAGCCCGTCATCGAAGAACACAAACCCCTGCCTACCAAGAAAACCCAGGAGGTCCTCCATACCGACACCGTTCCAATGCCCAGACAGGAACAAACTCCAGAACCGGTGCAAGCCAAGCCGATCCTGGAATCGACGCCGATTGAACAGGAGGTCGTCTCGGAGCCTGCCAAACACATTCTTTCGCCATCCACCCATTCAAAATCTGTTGAACAGGTGAAACCGGTCATGCAACGAGAGACCAGTCTCACTCAGCAGGCGGAGCCCTCTCCTCAAGCACTCCCTACCCCCGTAGCCGAGGTCAGGGAAAGGGTTGATTCTCCCATGCAGACCACCTTGGTCGCCGAACGGGTGACCGAATCCGTACCCACGACCCGCCCTGAGGCTTCAGTGCAATCCCAGGCAATTCAGACGAAAGCGGAAGTAGTCGAACCGACCGTGCCGATCGCCCAAGAAAAGAAAATTGCTCGTGAACGCCCAGCACCACAGATTCATCAGCGAACCGCTGCGGTGGAACGCCCCATCCAGTCGTATCCGGAGGCCCAGACAGATTATGGGTGGTTAGCACAAACTATTTGGCATCAAATTGAGAAATACAAAAGCTATCCGAAGAAAGCGCGTCAGAAGGAATGGGAAGGAAAAGTCGTGCTGGAAGCCGTCATTCGCCAGGACGGCACAATCTTACATCTCCGGGTGGCAGAAACGTCAGGGCATGAAATTCTTGATAAGGATGCCTTGAGCCTGCTGTGGAAACTTTCTCCGTTGACACTTGATCATGCATTAGGGCACCCGCAATTAACCATTTTAGTGCCTCTGACCTATAAACTCGATGGATAG
- a CDS encoding glycosyltransferase — protein MRLAYVIDSCSWVTTFTINEMVEIQRAGHQIILAPLYSGGPSPTHYGKAEHVKPEAVLPDSPFDLHVVGLALLMLLKRPWRVLKTLAALHWAAGLNPYAHISNAIWTPKALATAWRLEKMNVDRIHAPFATRSATCAGIAGRVSEIPFSFTAHAYDIYCTSLQLRNDTLRWKIRHATQVFGISEDGIRLLRRMAPDCPHIHLVHVGIPLTLFTQRPAPPHHGVLQLLCVASFVEKKGLDTLLDACKVLCEKNLKFYLRLFGNGPLKPMLEQQISDLGLLDKVSLGGPITQNEVLEQMTKSHLIVMPCRKDGTGNMDGIPTVFMEAMAVGRPVISCPIGGISELVRDGETGKLVPSNDPHALAAVIMQLGEDQTLRNRLVQQARALVEKHHDIRTTVTLMLRHMNQSQKCGQQKGQCE, from the coding sequence ATGCGTTTGGCATACGTTATTGATTCCTGCTCATGGGTGACGACCTTTACGATCAATGAAATGGTAGAGATTCAGCGTGCAGGCCATCAAATAATTCTGGCGCCTCTTTATTCAGGCGGGCCCTCTCCTACTCATTATGGAAAAGCTGAGCATGTGAAACCTGAAGCCGTCCTGCCTGACTCTCCGTTTGACCTCCATGTCGTAGGCTTAGCCCTTTTGATGCTCCTGAAGCGTCCCTGGCGCGTCTTGAAAACTCTTGCTGCCCTTCATTGGGCTGCAGGGCTAAACCCTTATGCGCATATCAGTAATGCCATATGGACCCCCAAAGCTCTGGCCACGGCATGGCGCCTGGAAAAGATGAACGTAGACCGGATCCATGCACCGTTTGCCACCCGGTCAGCCACCTGCGCCGGTATAGCGGGACGTGTCAGTGAGATTCCTTTCTCATTCACCGCCCATGCTTACGATATTTACTGCACCTCGCTTCAACTGCGTAACGACACGCTCAGATGGAAGATTCGCCATGCAACCCAGGTGTTTGGCATAAGCGAAGATGGGATTCGCCTCCTCCGCCGGATGGCACCTGATTGTCCCCACATACACCTTGTTCATGTGGGAATCCCATTGACATTATTTACTCAGAGACCTGCTCCTCCTCACCATGGAGTTCTTCAGCTTTTATGCGTGGCCAGCTTTGTTGAAAAGAAAGGCTTGGATACGCTCCTTGATGCCTGCAAGGTGCTGTGTGAGAAAAACCTCAAATTTTATTTGCGCTTATTTGGTAATGGCCCGTTAAAACCAATGTTGGAGCAGCAAATTTCCGATTTGGGCTTACTTGACAAGGTTTCACTTGGCGGTCCCATCACACAGAACGAAGTGTTGGAGCAAATGACAAAGAGTCATCTTATTGTCATGCCATGCCGTAAAGATGGCACAGGGAATATGGATGGGATCCCGACTGTTTTTATGGAGGCCATGGCCGTCGGACGCCCCGTGATCAGTTGCCCCATTGGAGGCATATCAGAGCTCGTGCGGGATGGAGAAACAGGTAAATTGGTGCCTTCCAATGATCCACATGCCTTGGCTGCAGTAATTATGCAGCTTGGGGAAGACCAGACTCTTCGAAATCGCCTGGTCCAACAGGCTCGCGCCTTGGTCGAAAAACACCATGACATACGGACGACGGTAACCTTGATGCTTCGTCATATGAACCAGTCTCAAAAATGCGGTCAACAGAAGGGACAATGCGAGTAA
- a CDS encoding alkaline phosphatase family protein, producing the protein MEKDQKVVLLGIDAGSRDLLKRWAKDGTLPTLQALFAKSLVGATTSTPGLFVGSTWPTWYTGVNPGKHGIHSLHQLQPGTYELHPTYAGESVKREPFWNHLSRAGRRVAILDIPLTALSHNLNGIQLVEYGAHDAHSGFMTWPPSLAAEVEQRFGPPCSHPIQGDCDAKRDAAGVAAFRDTLINGVARKTAVTKHFLQQDNWDLFAQVFTESHCIGHQYWHVHDPTHQWHDADLARIVGDPIKDVYKAIDTAIGEILKDIDEETTVIVFVSHGMGQTNIPYGFMEKFLLQLKVAVPPRIPAKNVTGSLLQRRSLAFLYRMWQKIPSSVQKFLAPIIYPLSHKLSADSGPLVDRAASKCFSIHDTPSHAGIRVNLVGREPEGKVQPGPDYQQFCMELEKDLLGIINVKTGKPVIQRIIRTADHYSGENLAHLPDLLVEWYEEDPIPAVFSEKFGKISTNFWHPRTGHHRAGGMFLAFGPSIQPGTVDRTVSLMDYAPTIAQLLNVSLPDVDGQPIEELLMPIPTPQASFRRDA; encoded by the coding sequence TTGGAAAAAGACCAAAAAGTTGTGTTGCTGGGTATTGATGCGGGATCGAGAGATTTATTAAAACGATGGGCGAAAGATGGAACCCTGCCGACCCTGCAAGCCCTCTTCGCAAAAAGTTTGGTGGGAGCCACCACGAGCACCCCAGGGCTTTTTGTCGGTTCGACGTGGCCCACATGGTATACCGGCGTCAACCCGGGTAAGCACGGAATTCATTCCCTACACCAGCTTCAGCCGGGAACGTATGAGCTGCATCCCACGTATGCAGGAGAAAGCGTTAAACGTGAACCTTTTTGGAACCATCTAAGCCGGGCAGGGCGAAGGGTAGCCATCCTTGATATTCCTCTGACTGCCCTGTCGCACAATCTCAACGGGATTCAATTGGTTGAATATGGCGCCCACGATGCACATTCCGGATTTATGACGTGGCCACCCTCGCTGGCTGCTGAGGTGGAACAACGCTTTGGTCCACCGTGCTCTCATCCTATCCAGGGAGACTGTGATGCAAAACGGGATGCGGCTGGAGTTGCGGCCTTTCGGGATACTCTTATCAATGGGGTCGCCAGAAAGACTGCGGTCACGAAACATTTTTTGCAACAAGATAATTGGGATTTGTTTGCCCAGGTTTTCACCGAAAGTCACTGTATTGGTCATCAGTACTGGCATGTACACGATCCTACCCATCAATGGCATGATGCGGATCTTGCCAGGATCGTTGGGGATCCGATCAAGGATGTTTATAAAGCCATCGACACGGCCATTGGAGAAATTCTCAAGGATATTGACGAAGAAACCACGGTGATCGTTTTTGTCAGCCATGGTATGGGGCAGACGAATATTCCATATGGATTCATGGAGAAATTCCTGCTTCAGTTAAAGGTGGCTGTGCCGCCAAGAATACCGGCGAAAAATGTCACAGGCTCTCTTCTTCAACGAAGATCACTCGCCTTCCTGTACCGAATGTGGCAGAAGATCCCATCGAGCGTGCAGAAATTTCTTGCGCCCATAATATATCCTCTTTCTCATAAACTGTCCGCAGACTCTGGCCCACTGGTGGATCGAGCGGCGAGCAAGTGCTTTTCCATTCATGACACGCCTTCCCATGCCGGGATCAGAGTGAATCTGGTTGGCCGGGAACCCGAAGGCAAGGTCCAGCCGGGGCCGGACTATCAACAATTTTGTATGGAGCTCGAAAAGGATTTGTTAGGGATCATCAACGTCAAGACAGGAAAGCCGGTGATCCAGCGAATTATTCGCACAGCCGATCATTATTCCGGTGAGAACCTTGCTCATCTGCCCGACCTCCTGGTGGAATGGTATGAAGAAGATCCAATTCCTGCGGTTTTTTCAGAAAAATTCGGGAAAATCTCGACAAATTTCTGGCATCCCCGTACAGGGCATCACCGAGCGGGGGGCATGTTCCTGGCCTTCGGACCATCTATTCAACCGGGAACTGTCGATCGAACGGTGTCCCTTATGGATTATGCCCCCACGATTGCACAGTTGCTCAATGTCTCCCTTCCTGATGTTGATGGCCAGCCGATTGAGGAACTTCTAATGCCCATTCCCACTCCCCAAGCATCTTTCCGTCGAGACGCCTGA
- the hpt gene encoding hypoxanthine phosphoribosyltransferase — protein MLPHSVLIDEKTIETRVGELAKLIATDLPTRQPILLGLLTGSFVFLADLVRHLSHHGIEPQVEFLKVSHYGETNEASGAVSFLREELPQITNEVVVVVDDIFDSGFSLHAVHEHLKQQHPAWVRFCTLLDKPSRHQVALRVDYVGFEIPDVWVIGYGLDLGGAGRALPYLAAVEREGRESQ, from the coding sequence ATGCTTCCCCATTCTGTTCTGATTGATGAGAAAACTATTGAGACGCGGGTTGGCGAATTAGCCAAACTGATCGCAACCGATCTGCCAACTCGACAGCCCATCCTACTTGGATTGCTGACAGGGAGCTTTGTCTTCCTGGCCGATCTCGTGCGGCATCTTTCACACCACGGTATCGAGCCACAAGTCGAATTTTTAAAGGTTTCACACTATGGTGAGACCAATGAGGCCAGCGGGGCAGTCAGCTTTCTGAGGGAGGAACTCCCTCAAATCACCAATGAAGTGGTAGTGGTCGTCGATGATATTTTCGATTCGGGGTTCTCATTGCACGCGGTGCATGAACATCTGAAACAACAGCACCCGGCCTGGGTGCGTTTCTGTACCCTCTTGGATAAGCCAAGCCGCCATCAGGTGGCTCTCAGGGTCGATTACGTTGGATTTGAGATTCCGGATGTCTGGGTAATCGGGTATGGCTTGGACCTAGGAGGTGCAGGTCGGGCTTTACCCTATTTAGCGGCAGTTGAGCGGGAAGGCCGGGAATCCCAATGA
- a CDS encoding glycosyltransferase: MSLAKTVAHGPIMIQVSVIVPFYNSERYIQRCVEGLLQQSFLREAYELILIDNNSTDSSAETVRQYPGIRLLTEPKQGAYAARNRGLQEAKGEILAFIDADCVPAHDWLQNIMMAMEQPNLSIVLGQREYGGDSLVLSMFAAYEDEKHHYVFHSRKKELYYGHTNNMAVKKHLFDELGPFVERARGSDTVFVRQSVNKYSCEVVRYCPQIRVRHLEIETPKNLYQKFFIYGRSRRSHRLIVEQEPLSYKERLQVFRNVVRTRQYSWMESMMFILYLGIGLAYWNLGAISLVREEKDPVE; encoded by the coding sequence ATGTCCCTTGCAAAGACTGTCGCGCATGGTCCAATCATGATCCAGGTCTCCGTCATCGTACCCTTTTATAATTCCGAACGGTATATCCAGAGATGTGTCGAAGGATTACTTCAGCAAAGCTTCCTACGGGAGGCCTACGAACTGATCCTGATCGATAATAACTCTACGGATTCCTCTGCTGAAACGGTGAGACAATATCCCGGCATTCGATTGCTGACAGAACCGAAACAAGGCGCGTATGCGGCGAGGAATCGAGGGCTACAGGAAGCGAAGGGCGAAATCCTGGCCTTTATCGATGCGGATTGTGTCCCCGCTCACGATTGGTTGCAAAACATCATGATGGCAATGGAACAACCAAACCTCAGCATTGTTCTCGGTCAGAGAGAATATGGCGGGGACTCTCTGGTGCTGTCGATGTTTGCAGCGTACGAGGATGAAAAACATCATTACGTGTTCCATAGCAGGAAAAAAGAACTCTATTACGGGCATACGAACAATATGGCCGTAAAAAAACACCTGTTTGACGAGCTGGGTCCCTTCGTAGAGCGAGCCAGGGGAAGCGACACGGTCTTTGTTCGACAATCTGTCAATAAGTATTCTTGTGAGGTCGTTCGGTATTGCCCACAGATTCGAGTTCGGCATTTGGAAATTGAAACCCCAAAGAATCTGTACCAAAAGTTTTTCATTTATGGACGTAGCAGAAGAAGCCATCGACTTATTGTGGAGCAAGAACCGTTAAGTTATAAGGAACGGCTGCAGGTGTTTCGCAATGTCGTCCGTACCCGGCAGTACTCTTGGATGGAATCCATGATGTTCATTCTGTATCTCGGAATCGGCCTTGCTTACTGGAACCTGGGTGCAATCAGCCTTGTCAGGGAGGAGAAAGATCCAGTTGAATAA
- a CDS encoding biopolymer transporter ExbD — MERELNQINVIPLVDVMLVLLVIVMTTATFITTGQIPVDLAKAKEAGTKKDTPLVVTLTAEGEIFLNDRPMTRPDLLLALQSHSKDSLILVRADRVIILERFVEVVDEVKGLGFEHISLEVIRS, encoded by the coding sequence ATGGAGCGTGAACTCAATCAAATCAACGTCATCCCCCTGGTGGATGTGATGTTAGTGCTATTGGTCATCGTGATGACCACTGCGACGTTTATAACAACTGGTCAAATCCCTGTAGACCTTGCCAAAGCCAAAGAAGCCGGAACCAAAAAAGATACGCCTTTGGTTGTGACTCTGACAGCAGAGGGAGAGATTTTTCTGAATGACCGGCCGATGACCCGCCCGGACCTGCTCCTTGCGCTCCAATCTCACTCCAAGGACTCTCTCATACTCGTGCGTGCCGATCGAGTCATTATCTTGGAGCGGTTCGTCGAGGTCGTGGACGAGGTGAAAGGATTAGGATTTGAGCATATTAGCCTTGAGGTCATTCGTTCATGA
- a CDS encoding glycosyltransferase family 4 protein has translation MKKLTVLYVYLGFYRDAGGEHSPLGLAEELDRERFSFEIVTLMPTTSVIGAAVQATGCKIHELGLGKPHLTDPVGMIKVIHAYYKTFRRLKPDIVQTQSGFCNIWGRLAAKLAGIPIVITTVNFDEPPPRWFLRPFMHAMHRWLSTSTAAYVCIAKHLMKEQLRPYEWSRAEIIYQFFDLNRFLGGRPDLPEVRAFSDPGRPVLGIVGRLEHEKGHQVAIAAMRKIVDAVPGARLKIVGAGSLEKELRNQVQALRLSDHVEFMGHRTQICEMMSHLDLLLIPSYNEAFGLVVLESIAAGVPLLGSRSGAFPEILENGEYGMLVDPSNPGALADAALAIIANPAPALVKLKEARAQVLKRYTKEESARRHAGLYARLAEKL, from the coding sequence ATGAAAAAATTAACGGTTTTGTATGTCTATCTCGGTTTTTACCGTGATGCCGGAGGAGAACATTCTCCGCTGGGGCTGGCCGAAGAACTCGATCGAGAACGCTTCAGCTTTGAGATCGTCACCTTGATGCCGACCACCTCTGTCATTGGTGCTGCAGTACAGGCGACCGGTTGCAAAATCCATGAACTCGGGCTGGGCAAACCCCATCTCACAGACCCTGTCGGCATGATCAAAGTTATCCATGCCTATTATAAGACGTTCCGACGGCTCAAACCGGATATCGTTCAGACCCAATCAGGGTTTTGCAATATATGGGGCCGCCTGGCTGCCAAACTGGCCGGCATTCCTATTGTCATCACGACGGTCAATTTTGATGAACCCCCACCCCGATGGTTTCTGCGACCGTTTATGCATGCCATGCATCGCTGGCTGTCGACGAGCACAGCAGCCTACGTTTGCATTGCCAAACATTTGATGAAGGAACAGTTACGACCCTACGAATGGAGCCGTGCCGAAATCATCTACCAATTTTTCGATCTAAACCGCTTTCTTGGGGGCCGGCCTGATTTGCCGGAAGTTCGGGCTTTCTCGGATCCCGGCCGTCCAGTCCTCGGCATTGTCGGAAGGCTCGAACATGAAAAAGGCCATCAGGTGGCAATCGCAGCCATGAGGAAAATTGTCGATGCCGTACCCGGCGCTCGACTCAAAATCGTCGGAGCCGGCAGCTTGGAAAAAGAACTCAGGAATCAAGTTCAAGCCCTCCGACTCTCGGACCACGTCGAGTTCATGGGGCACCGTACTCAAATTTGCGAGATGATGTCCCACCTGGACCTCTTGTTGATCCCCTCTTACAACGAAGCGTTTGGCTTAGTCGTGTTAGAGTCGATTGCCGCCGGGGTACCATTATTGGGTAGTCGTAGCGGGGCGTTTCCAGAAATTCTTGAAAATGGGGAATACGGTATGTTGGTCGATCCATCTAATCCTGGCGCGTTGGCAGACGCTGCACTCGCGATCATCGCTAACCCGGCCCCAGCATTGGTTAAATTGAAAGAGGCTCGGGCACAGGTGCTCAAGCGATACACGAAAGAGGAAAGCGCCAGGCGACATGCCGGTCTTTATGCGCGTTTAGCCGAAAAACTTTAG
- a CDS encoding TonB family protein encodes MLKATWVAEKPFSNQIRQPAKHHSYKRFRFSQALAGSFILHALFLSICYSVAFQASEPKKEMELSTFRWNVSLTTAPIPEPVTSDTPSPFLSAPPQETVVAHSESSHHLTPNASSKHSRSTLEDGRKKLSTELSVQSKTIAFPLTEFPVKQSLNTEKQARPPSKTTTAHSQPSTQEQINTVPFTHGQTAKLPPPVKRVVDRAERVMQPSAQREPKIIHRTRVFHPPIQRRETRPDYGWLITDLRKTLERLKFYPEIARLNKWEGKVLVQMKVLEGGHLIDMEIQESSGFEVLDQTALTIVRQASPLDLGHPLTSNSVSLSVPLTFQLD; translated from the coding sequence ATGCTTAAAGCCACTTGGGTTGCTGAGAAGCCGTTTTCCAATCAAATTCGGCAACCTGCCAAGCACCATTCCTATAAGCGCTTCAGATTCTCTCAGGCGCTTGCAGGTTCTTTTATTTTGCACGCCCTGTTCTTATCTATTTGTTATTCTGTGGCCTTTCAAGCCAGCGAACCAAAAAAAGAAATGGAACTTTCCACCTTTCGTTGGAATGTTTCACTGACCACCGCTCCCATCCCGGAGCCTGTGACATCCGATACCCCGTCTCCCTTTCTTTCAGCGCCACCTCAAGAAACCGTGGTAGCCCATTCTGAATCCTCGCACCACTTGACGCCTAACGCGTCAAGCAAACACTCACGCTCAACATTAGAAGACGGTCGGAAGAAGCTTTCGACAGAACTATCCGTCCAATCCAAAACGATCGCCTTCCCCTTAACCGAATTCCCTGTCAAACAATCTCTGAATACCGAAAAACAGGCCCGACCACCATCAAAAACAACCACCGCACACTCTCAACCATCGACTCAAGAGCAGATCAACACGGTGCCTTTTACCCATGGCCAAACCGCAAAATTACCGCCACCGGTTAAAAGAGTCGTAGACCGGGCTGAGCGAGTAATGCAACCGAGTGCCCAGAGAGAACCGAAGATAATTCATCGGACACGGGTATTTCACCCACCGATTCAGAGACGGGAGACACGCCCCGATTATGGGTGGTTAATCACAGATCTGAGGAAAACGTTAGAACGATTAAAGTTCTACCCCGAAATTGCACGGTTAAATAAATGGGAGGGAAAAGTCCTGGTCCAGATGAAAGTCCTTGAAGGTGGTCATCTGATCGACATGGAAATCCAGGAAAGTTCGGGGTTTGAGGTGCTCGACCAAACCGCGTTGACGATCGTACGTCAGGCATCCCCGCTGGATTTGGGTCACCCTCTTACGTCAAACAGTGTCAGTTTATCCGTACCTCTGACTTTTCAATTGGATTGA
- the exbB gene encoding TonB-system energizer ExbB: protein MDILHQLIDYGIIGLLIALSFWAVAVAIERWLFYRQVDPRKYPDQQTFEVALTKRLVIIGTVAANAPYIGLLGTVLGIMLTFHNMGTSGTMAVSTIMVGLSLALKATAIGLLVAIPCVVLNNVLRRRVAELLSLYKVQHGA, encoded by the coding sequence ATGGACATTTTGCATCAACTGATTGATTACGGAATTATTGGGCTTTTGATCGCCTTGAGTTTTTGGGCTGTCGCTGTTGCCATTGAACGCTGGTTGTTTTACCGGCAGGTCGATCCCCGAAAATATCCTGACCAACAAACGTTTGAGGTAGCTCTGACTAAACGGTTGGTGATCATCGGAACCGTCGCAGCCAATGCTCCGTATATCGGCTTATTGGGAACTGTGTTGGGTATCATGCTGACCTTTCATAACATGGGAACCTCCGGCACGATGGCCGTCAGTACCATCATGGTCGGATTGAGTCTGGCATTGAAAGCGACGGCCATCGGGTTGCTGGTCGCCATTCCCTGCGTAGTTCTGAACAATGTGCTACGCCGCCGAGTGGCCGAATTACTCTCTTTGTACAAAGTGCAACATGGAGCGTGA